In the genome of Leishmania infantum JPCM5 genome chromosome 27, one region contains:
- a CDS encoding putative eukaryotic translation initiation factor eIF-4E has product MSAPSSVPPHKMANLHKLQRAWTLWYDSPSTYNTENWEMSLVPIMTVHSVEEFFVMLRYMKPLHALRTSSQYHFFQEGVKPMWEDPANKKGGKLWVNLDITSANGRSSNNTSGTAAADGSAAEAKTDLDKAWENVLMATVGEYLDCVEKKDTSAEPFVTGIVMSKRKYHNRLAVWVSDASATGKIEALKKALTKEASLAPIASIVFTKHGEAS; this is encoded by the coding sequence ATGTCAGCCCCATCTTCAGTTCCTCCCCACAAAATGGCGAATTTGCACAAGCTGCAGCGTGCCTGGACACTCTGGTACGATAGCCCGTCTACGTACAACACTGAAAACTGGGAGATGTCGTTGGTGCCCATCATGACCGTGCACTCCGTGGAGGAGTTCTTCGTCATGCTCAGGTACATGAAGCCTCTGCATGCcttgcgcacctcctcgcagTACCACTTCTTCCAGGAAGGCGTTAAGCCGATGTGGGAGGACCCGGCGAACAAGAAGGGCGGCAAGCTCTGGGTAAACCTTGATATCACCAGCGCCAATGGTcggagcagcaacaacaccagcggcaccgcggcagccgacggcagcgcggcggaggccaAGACGGACCTCGACAAGGCGTGGGAGAATGTTCTGATGGCCACCGTGGGCGAGTATCTCGACTGTGTAGAAAAGAAGGACACATCAGCGGAGCCGTTCGTGACGGGCATTGTCATGTCAAAGCGAAAGTACCACAACCGCCTCGCCGTGTGGGTGAGCGATGCGTCCGCAACGGGCAAGATCGAGGCGCTAAAGAAGGCGCTAACAAAGGAGGCGAGCCTGGCGCCGATCGCATCCATTGTCTTCACAAAACACGGCGAGGCGTCTTAG